The proteins below are encoded in one region of Enhydrobacter sp.:
- the ppsA gene encoding phosphoenolpyruvate synthase, producing MGQPKYVRWLRDLRSEDIASVGGKNAALGELHSALLSRDVKVPNGFALSADAYRDALTAANAWPRLRTLMAAVRQDDVASLAAAAAEARSIVYRATGTDELLAQVAGSYRELEREYGAGVAVAVRSSATAEDLPTASFAGQHESFLNVRGAQDVFEACRHCFASVFTDRAIVYRNDNGFDHLKIGLSVGVMKMVRSDRAASGVVFTLDTESGFRDVVFVTGSYGLGENIVQGRVDPDEFYVHKATFRQGRQCVLRRRLGAKQQRLIYGEDRRSGGTQNVETPPADRERFCITDREVLALAGCALRIEDHFSGRAGHAVPMDIEWAKDGDDNELYIVQARPETVASRRKTGVFESYRLKGSGTVLLTGRAVGERVASGPIRRVMGAQDLAKFQAGEVLVADVTSPDWEPVMKGASAIVTNRGGRTCHAAIVARELGIPAIVGAEGATTALADGDVVTVSCVEGETGRVYRGALPFEVATLDLSSVARPRTAIMVNLGNPDLAFKTALRPNDGVGLARIEFIVSEHIGVHPMALAEPEKVTSAADRDAIARLAGHHACPADFFVERLSEGVGTIAAAFYPKPVIVRLSDFKTNEYAKLIGGADFEPREENPMLGFRGAARYAHRAYAAGFALECASLARVREEMGLDNLKIMIPFCRRVQEARKVLAALADNGLARGQLGLEVYLMCEIPNNVIQIDAFSELFDGFSIGSNDLTQLTLGVDRDSEIVAFDFDERDPGMLEMFRLAITGAHRNGRHIGICGEAPATYPEIASFLTRIGIDSMSVNAESVPHIMRVVHDAEQIIRLKQIV from the coding sequence GTGGGTCAGCCAAAGTACGTTCGTTGGCTCAGGGATCTGCGCTCGGAGGACATCGCGAGTGTCGGCGGCAAGAATGCGGCATTGGGCGAGCTTCACTCGGCGCTGCTGTCCCGGGACGTCAAGGTGCCGAATGGCTTTGCACTCTCCGCAGACGCCTATCGCGATGCCTTGACCGCCGCCAACGCCTGGCCCCGGCTGCGAACCTTGATGGCGGCGGTGCGACAGGACGACGTCGCAAGCCTGGCCGCCGCTGCAGCCGAGGCGCGTTCCATCGTGTATCGCGCCACCGGCACCGACGAGCTGTTGGCGCAGGTGGCCGGAAGCTACCGTGAACTCGAGCGGGAGTATGGAGCAGGGGTCGCCGTGGCAGTGCGCAGTTCAGCCACTGCGGAAGACCTGCCGACAGCGAGTTTCGCCGGCCAGCACGAGAGCTTCCTCAATGTCCGCGGCGCTCAGGACGTATTCGAAGCCTGCCGGCACTGCTTCGCTTCGGTCTTCACGGATCGGGCGATCGTCTATCGCAACGACAACGGCTTCGATCACCTGAAAATCGGGCTGTCGGTGGGCGTCATGAAGATGGTGCGTTCGGATCGCGCTGCCAGCGGCGTGGTCTTCACGCTGGATACGGAGTCGGGTTTCCGCGATGTCGTCTTCGTCACCGGCAGCTACGGGCTGGGGGAGAACATCGTGCAGGGAAGGGTCGATCCCGACGAGTTCTACGTCCACAAGGCGACCTTTCGGCAAGGACGCCAGTGCGTGCTGCGTCGCCGGCTGGGCGCCAAGCAGCAGCGGCTGATCTACGGTGAAGATCGGAGGAGCGGCGGGACGCAGAACGTCGAGACACCGCCGGCCGACCGCGAGCGCTTCTGCATCACAGACCGCGAGGTCCTCGCCCTTGCAGGCTGCGCCTTGCGCATCGAGGACCATTTTTCGGGGCGCGCGGGCCATGCCGTGCCCATGGACATCGAATGGGCCAAGGACGGCGACGACAACGAGCTCTATATCGTCCAGGCCCGGCCTGAGACAGTGGCCTCCCGCCGCAAGACCGGCGTCTTCGAAAGCTATCGCCTCAAGGGGAGCGGCACCGTTCTGCTGACAGGCAGAGCCGTCGGCGAGAGAGTGGCGAGCGGGCCGATCCGGCGCGTGATGGGCGCACAGGATCTGGCCAAGTTCCAGGCAGGCGAGGTCCTGGTGGCCGACGTCACGAGCCCGGACTGGGAGCCGGTCATGAAGGGCGCATCGGCCATCGTGACGAACCGTGGCGGGCGCACGTGCCATGCAGCGATCGTCGCCCGCGAGCTGGGCATCCCCGCCATTGTCGGCGCCGAGGGTGCGACGACTGCCTTGGCCGATGGGGATGTCGTCACCGTGTCCTGCGTCGAGGGCGAGACTGGGCGCGTCTATCGCGGCGCACTGCCCTTCGAGGTGGCGACGCTCGACCTCTCGTCGGTCGCTCGCCCGCGCACCGCCATCATGGTCAATCTCGGCAACCCGGATCTCGCCTTCAAGACGGCGCTGCGGCCCAACGACGGTGTCGGCCTCGCGCGCATCGAATTCATCGTCAGCGAGCACATCGGTGTCCACCCTATGGCGCTGGCCGAGCCGGAAAAGGTGACATCTGCCGCCGACCGCGACGCGATCGCCCGGCTCGCCGGGCATCATGCGTGTCCGGCCGACTTCTTCGTCGAGCGGCTTTCCGAGGGTGTGGGCACGATCGCGGCGGCCTTCTATCCGAAGCCGGTGATCGTCCGCCTGTCCGATTTCAAGACCAACGAGTACGCTAAGCTGATCGGCGGTGCCGATTTCGAGCCCAGGGAGGAGAACCCGATGCTGGGCTTCCGTGGGGCGGCCCGCTATGCCCATCGCGCCTATGCCGCCGGCTTCGCCCTCGAATGCGCCTCTCTCGCGCGGGTACGGGAAGAGATGGGCCTCGACAACCTCAAGATCATGATCCCGTTCTGTCGGCGCGTGCAGGAGGCACGCAAGGTGCTCGCGGCTTTGGCGGACAACGGCCTGGCGCGCGGCCAGCTCGGCCTGGAGGTCTATCTGATGTGCGAGATCCCCAACAATGTGATCCAGATAGACGCCTTCTCGGAGCTTTTCGACGGTTTTTCGATTGGCTCGAACGACCTTACCCAGCTCACCCTGGGGGTGGACCGCGACTCCGAGATCGTCGCCTTCGACTTCGACGAGCGCGATCCCGGCATGCTCGAGATGTTCCGGCTGGCGATAACGGGCGCTCATCGCAACGGACGCCATATCGGCATTTGCGGCGAAGCGCCCGCGACCTATCCGGAGATCGCGTCCTTCCTGACACGAATCGGCATCGATTCGATGAGCGTCAATGCCGAAAGCGTGCCACACATCATGCGTGTCGTGCACGATGCCGAACAGATCATTCGCCTCAAGCAGATCGTCTAG
- a CDS encoding 1-phosphofructokinase family hexose kinase, with protein sequence MAVRITTLTVNPAVDLAAQAASVQPGHKVRTFGERYDPGGGGINVARVVTALGGNALALLASGGVTGRFVEEMLTAEKVPWRAVRIQGACRISVTVHDQSSGLEYRFVPRGPELTSSDCANILEAVAAADADWLVASGSLPPGVPADFYGKAAGIAAARGARFALDTSGAALTASLQRGVHLLKPSLTELEAIVGRKVRDLPSQMEQAKRLVEAGAAQMIALTLGADGAILAMTDRVVHRPAIGVSQRTGVGAGDSFLAGLILGLAEQRPPEDALRLALACGAAAVRGVGTAQVRREEVEALLT encoded by the coding sequence ATGGCCGTGCGGATCACAACGCTTACCGTCAATCCCGCCGTCGACCTGGCCGCTCAAGCCGCGTCCGTGCAGCCCGGCCACAAGGTCCGCACATTCGGTGAGCGTTACGACCCGGGTGGCGGCGGAATCAACGTGGCGCGGGTCGTGACGGCACTGGGCGGGAACGCACTTGCTCTTCTTGCTTCCGGTGGCGTAACCGGCCGATTCGTCGAGGAGATGCTGACGGCAGAAAAAGTGCCATGGCGAGCCGTCCGGATTCAGGGTGCGTGCCGGATCAGCGTCACCGTGCACGATCAGTCGAGCGGCCTGGAATACCGCTTCGTGCCGCGGGGCCCCGAGCTGACTTCGTCGGACTGTGCGAACATTCTCGAAGCGGTGGCGGCGGCCGATGCCGACTGGCTGGTGGCGAGTGGAAGCCTGCCCCCGGGTGTGCCCGCCGACTTCTACGGAAAGGCGGCTGGCATTGCCGCGGCTAGAGGCGCCAGGTTCGCGCTGGACACATCTGGAGCCGCCCTTACGGCGTCGCTGCAGCGCGGCGTCCATTTGCTGAAGCCAAGCCTGACGGAACTGGAAGCGATCGTCGGTCGAAAAGTGCGTGACCTCCCTTCCCAAATGGAACAAGCGAAGCGCCTGGTGGAGGCGGGCGCGGCCCAGATGATTGCGCTCACCCTTGGAGCCGACGGAGCGATCCTCGCCATGACGGATCGGGTCGTGCATCGCCCGGCGATCGGTGTTTCCCAGCGCACCGGCGTCGGCGCTGGAGACAGCTTTCTTGCCGGGCTGATCCTCGGGCTGGCCGAGCAAAGGCCGCCCGAGGACGCGTTGCGCCTGGCCCTTGCCTGCGGTGCCGCCGCCGTTCGCGGTGTCGGCACGGCCCAGGTCCGCCGCGAGGAGGTCGAGGCTCTCTTGACATAG
- a CDS encoding DUF2267 domain-containing protein — MSATGLGVFDTTLQETNHWLKLMMGELGVDDRHAAFGALRGALHAVRDRIGVDNAAHLGAQMPMLLRGAYYEGWHPAATPTRERHLADFVDHVAAEMPRDSRIDAAEAARACFSVMSQCLDDGEIVKLRRLLPHEALNLWPEHW, encoded by the coding sequence ATGAGCGCAACCGGTCTGGGCGTGTTCGATACCACACTTCAGGAGACCAATCACTGGTTGAAGCTGATGATGGGCGAACTTGGAGTCGACGATCGGCACGCAGCCTTCGGCGCCTTGCGCGGCGCTCTCCATGCCGTCCGCGACCGGATCGGCGTCGACAACGCGGCCCACCTTGGCGCCCAAATGCCGATGCTGTTGCGCGGCGCCTACTACGAAGGTTGGCATCCCGCCGCCACACCCACCCGAGAGCGCCATTTGGCCGATTTCGTCGATCATGTCGCCGCCGAGATGCCGCGCGACAGCCGGATCGACGCGGCCGAGGCGGCGCGGGCCTGCTTTTCCGTCATGAGCCAGTGCCTCGATGACGGAGAGATTGTGAAGCTCAGGAGGCTCCTGCCACACGAGGCACTCAACCTGTGGCCCGAGCACTGGTGA
- the groL gene encoding chaperonin GroEL (60 kDa chaperone family; promotes refolding of misfolded polypeptides especially under stressful conditions; forms two stacked rings of heptamers to form a barrel-shaped 14mer; ends can be capped by GroES; misfolded proteins enter the barrel where they are refolded when GroES binds) yields MAYKHVMFQSAAREKVLRGATQLVDAIRVTLGPKSKSVLIQKKWGSPLVCNDGVTIAKEFELKDPEENLGAQMLRQAAERTGEIVGDGTSGSTILAHAIFADGVRNVVAGASAIDLKRGLDRATNVTVKALKAMSQPVKTRKEKAQVATISAHNDAAIGELVADAMEKVGDDGVITVEESKTTETILEVVEGLQFDRGFISPYFITNPEKMEAVLEDALVLLVDRKMAALKDMVPLLEQIAKSAQPLLVVAEDVEGEALATLIINQLRGALKSCAVKAPGFGDRRKAMLEDIAILTGGQVISEEIGLKLESATSAELGHAKRVVVDKDRTTIIGGMGDKAAIRNRANAIRREIELSTSDYDKEKLRERLAKLCGGVAVIKVGAPAEAEMKAKKEALDDAISATKAAVAEGIVPGGGLALLRCIDAVAAEEAEADGDERTGIQVLKRALEAPARQIAENSSVDGGVVVARMLDGKGAYGFDAARKQYVDLVEAGIIDPTKVVRIALENAVSVASVLLLSEATMTEIEEPRKDGAAREADLAAV; encoded by the coding sequence ATGGCCTACAAGCATGTGATGTTCCAGTCGGCGGCGCGCGAGAAGGTCTTGCGCGGCGCGACGCAGCTCGTCGATGCCATACGTGTCACGCTCGGCCCGAAATCGAAATCCGTGCTCATCCAGAAGAAGTGGGGCTCGCCGCTGGTCTGCAACGATGGGGTCACCATCGCCAAGGAGTTCGAGCTCAAGGATCCCGAGGAGAACCTCGGTGCCCAGATGCTTCGCCAGGCCGCCGAGCGCACCGGCGAGATCGTCGGCGACGGCACCTCCGGGTCCACCATCCTTGCCCATGCCATCTTCGCGGACGGCGTGCGCAACGTCGTCGCCGGCGCGAGCGCCATCGACCTGAAGCGCGGCCTCGATCGAGCCACCAATGTCACCGTGAAGGCGCTCAAGGCGATGTCGCAGCCGGTGAAGACCCGCAAGGAGAAGGCCCAGGTTGCCACCATCTCGGCGCACAACGACGCGGCCATCGGCGAGCTCGTGGCGGACGCAATGGAAAAGGTGGGCGACGACGGGGTGATCACCGTCGAGGAATCGAAGACGACGGAAACGATTCTCGAGGTGGTCGAGGGTCTGCAGTTCGACCGGGGCTTCATCTCGCCCTACTTCATCACCAATCCGGAGAAGATGGAGGCCGTGCTGGAGGACGCGCTCGTCCTGCTGGTCGATCGCAAGATGGCCGCCCTCAAGGACATGGTGCCCTTGCTCGAGCAGATCGCGAAGTCGGCGCAGCCCCTGCTGGTTGTCGCCGAGGACGTGGAGGGAGAGGCTCTGGCAACGCTGATCATCAACCAGCTTCGCGGCGCGTTGAAGAGCTGTGCCGTCAAGGCACCCGGCTTTGGCGATCGCCGCAAGGCCATGCTGGAGGATATCGCGATCCTGACGGGAGGCCAGGTCATCTCCGAGGAGATCGGCCTGAAGCTCGAGAGCGCAACCTCGGCCGAACTGGGGCACGCCAAGCGGGTCGTCGTGGACAAGGATCGCACGACCATCATCGGCGGGATGGGCGACAAGGCCGCGATCCGGAATCGGGCCAACGCCATCCGCCGCGAGATCGAACTTTCAACGAGCGACTACGACAAGGAGAAGTTGCGCGAACGTCTCGCCAAGCTCTGCGGAGGCGTGGCCGTCATCAAGGTCGGTGCACCGGCCGAGGCCGAGATGAAGGCCAAGAAGGAAGCCCTCGACGACGCCATCAGCGCCACAAAGGCCGCGGTCGCCGAAGGCATCGTACCTGGCGGTGGGCTCGCCCTGCTGCGCTGCATCGACGCTGTAGCGGCCGAAGAAGCCGAAGCCGACGGCGACGAGCGTACCGGGATCCAGGTGCTGAAACGCGCGCTCGAAGCGCCGGCGCGACAGATCGCCGAGAATTCCTCCGTCGATGGCGGGGTGGTCGTCGCCCGCATGCTGGACGGCAAAGGCGCCTACGGCTTCGATGCCGCCCGCAAGCAGTATGTCGATCTCGTTGAAGCGGGCATCATCGATCCGACGAAGGTTGTGCGAATTGCCTTGGAGAATGCCGTCTCGGTGGCC
- a CDS encoding ChaB family protein: MPYASNDQLPSSVRDHLPPHAQDIYREAFNHAWASYAHSGRQDQIAHRVAWAAVKRRYHKDPAGIWRTDGDRL, translated from the coding sequence ATGCCCTACGCCTCCAATGATCAACTGCCGTCTTCCGTGCGCGATCATCTGCCGCCGCACGCGCAGGACATCTATCGCGAGGCGTTCAATCACGCATGGGCAAGCTATGCCCACAGTGGTCGTCAGGATCAGATCGCCCATCGCGTGGCATGGGCGGCGGTCAAGCGCCGGTATCACAAGGATCCGGCCGGGATTTGGCGGACGGACGGCGACCGGCTATGA
- a CDS encoding host attachment protein, which yields MIKPKRSTTWIVVADGARGRFFKTGDDLKKLVSVRKADMVSPDSRQRAHELKSDKPGRSYSSSRSGARHALEPPHDYQKLEKHRFMAALANALDSACMQQEFDDLVLVLPRRSLGELRGLLSKNVRARVRLEIAKDLTNETAASLLTHLAPRLRPIASASRRARS from the coding sequence ATGATCAAGCCAAAGCGCTCCACGACCTGGATTGTCGTCGCCGATGGTGCTCGCGGACGCTTCTTCAAGACGGGCGACGACTTGAAGAAGCTCGTCTCGGTACGGAAGGCCGACATGGTTTCGCCCGACAGCCGCCAACGGGCGCATGAACTCAAGAGCGACAAGCCCGGCCGCAGCTACAGTTCGTCGCGCAGCGGTGCGCGGCATGCACTCGAGCCGCCGCACGACTATCAAAAGCTCGAGAAGCACCGTTTCATGGCTGCGCTTGCCAATGCGCTCGACTCGGCCTGCATGCAGCAGGAGTTTGACGATCTTGTCCTTGTATTGCCGCGCCGCAGTCTCGGCGAGCTGCGTGGTCTTCTATCCAAGAACGTCCGGGCGCGCGTTCGCCTGGAGATCGCCAAGGATCTTACGAACGAAACGGCGGCCAGCCTCCTGACGCACCTCGCCCCACGGCTCCGGCCAATTGCCTCGGCGAGCCGGCGCGCCCGGTCATAG
- a CDS encoding Hsp20/alpha crystallin family protein, protein MTDTTKLPVSTEQKGAEVWRPFETLRQEVDRLFDDFGAEFWRSPFRRSLFDIGPAFRKVMTVGAVPPVDVVEKDDAYEVTADVPGFDEKNIEIRLVNGTLSIKGERKSEKEEKKEGRYLSEREFGSFERRFELPEGVDPDKIEASLKKGVLTVTLPKKPEAQKPAKKIEVKSAA, encoded by the coding sequence ATGACTGATACGACCAAGCTTCCAGTGAGCACCGAACAGAAAGGGGCGGAGGTGTGGCGGCCTTTCGAGACGTTGCGCCAGGAGGTCGATCGCCTGTTTGACGACTTCGGCGCCGAGTTCTGGCGGTCGCCTTTCCGGCGGTCGCTGTTCGATATCGGGCCCGCCTTCCGCAAGGTGATGACGGTCGGTGCCGTGCCACCTGTCGATGTCGTGGAGAAGGACGATGCCTACGAGGTGACGGCCGACGTACCGGGGTTCGACGAGAAAAACATCGAGATCAGGCTCGTCAACGGGACGCTCAGCATCAAGGGCGAACGCAAGTCGGAAAAGGAAGAGAAGAAGGAGGGGCGCTACCTCAGCGAGCGCGAGTTCGGTTCGTTCGAGCGCCGCTTCGAGCTCCCGGAGGGTGTCGATCCCGACAAGATCGAGGCCAGCCTGAAGAAGGGCGTCCTCACCGTGACGCTGCCTAAGAAGCCGGAGGCGCAGAAGCCGGCCAAGAAGATCGAGGTGAAATCCGCCGCCTGA
- a CDS encoding HPF/RaiA family ribosome-associated protein: protein MPPWLQISFRNIDASPAVEAKIRERAHELEQFDDRIVSCRVVIEGRQRRRHGDLYHIRVDLKVPGKEIVVKRDPPEHRAHEDIYVAVRDCFDSVRRQLEDHVRRWRGDVKAHEVPAHGRIASLIAEGEYGFINSADGTEVYFHRNAVPDRGFGRLKVGDEVHFMLHPAEGEKGPQASTVVPVGKHHLTPERF, encoded by the coding sequence ATGCCGCCCTGGCTTCAAATTTCTTTTCGAAACATCGACGCATCGCCGGCCGTCGAGGCGAAGATCCGGGAGCGCGCACACGAACTCGAACAATTCGACGATCGGATCGTGAGCTGCCGCGTCGTGATCGAAGGGCGGCAACGCCGCCGCCATGGGGATCTCTATCATATTCGTGTCGATCTCAAGGTTCCGGGGAAGGAGATCGTGGTCAAGCGCGACCCGCCTGAACACCGCGCTCACGAGGACATCTACGTGGCCGTGCGCGACTGCTTCGACTCCGTGCGCCGCCAGCTCGAGGATCACGTTCGCCGCTGGCGCGGCGATGTGAAGGCACATGAGGTTCCGGCACATGGTCGCATTGCGAGTCTGATCGCCGAAGGCGAGTACGGCTTCATCAACTCGGCAGACGGTACGGAAGTATACTTTCATCGCAATGCCGTCCCTGATCGCGGGTTCGGTCGCCTGAAAGTCGGGGACGAGGTCCACTTCATGCTGCATCCGGCAGAAGGCGAGAAAGGACCGCAGGCAAGCACCGTCGTACCGGTCGGCAAGCATCATCTGACACCGGAACGATTCTAG
- the mgtA gene encoding magnesium-translocating P-type ATPase: MQLRAIVNTPSVFWTQDEAALCASLACGVGGLDSIEAERRIAQFGPNSDVTGKRVGVLSAALRRLLEPLCLILLVAAGVSIATGDEAGGTIIVAILVFSIGLDTFQEGRAAKAAELLRQSVALKAEVKRDGIFRTVPVESVVPGDIVRVRAGDIVPADGRILQAIGFTANEAALTGEPYPVEKRPGAVDSHNAADASNALFRGAVAQTGEATALVVATGRSTLFGTAAFALAEAEQASSFQRDLHAFGLMVARLIIALIVLILAAHVLFGRPVLQSLMFAVALAVGLTPELLPMITTVTLSRGALRMAQRKVIVKRLTSIHDLGAMTVLCTDKTGTLTSARITLAQSLDGAGNPDTRPVRLGGISAVLAGDRGALDAALIAACGDVAGWTLIGRQPFDFNRRVGAVVADGPEGRVLICKGAPESVLALCNSTRASGRVSTLGATERAAALARVQMLADQGLRAVAVATRPWNGQPHDPQPADEAELVYQGLCVFSDPPKATSAAAIARLAACGVQVKILSGDDPVVVKRLAGQVGLNVPTVLMGAEVGRLDDQALALRARTVHAFGRLTPDQKARLVRALRTSGDIVGYLGDGINDAPALKAADVGLSVEGATGVAQAAADMILLAPDLEVVADGVEEGRRTFVNILKYVRMGASSNFGNMLSMAAASLFLPFLPMLPIQILLNNLIYDVSEIGIPFDTVRREAIAEPQIWDGAALLRFTLVMGPLSSAFDLLTFAALRLIFDADPDTFRTAWFVESMATQILVIFLIRTNGWPWNNRPHPLLTVSSLGALTVAMILPFSTPGAWFGFAPLSLPLAACIGLLVAIYLAAAEVLKRLAVRPRPPGRFGA; this comes from the coding sequence ATGCAGTTGCGCGCGATCGTGAACACCCCCAGCGTCTTCTGGACACAGGACGAAGCGGCTCTGTGCGCGTCGTTGGCGTGTGGCGTTGGCGGCCTCGACAGTATCGAGGCGGAACGGCGTATCGCGCAATTCGGCCCGAACAGCGATGTTACCGGCAAACGTGTCGGGGTGCTTTCAGCGGCACTCCGACGCCTCCTCGAACCGCTCTGCCTGATCCTGCTCGTGGCGGCGGGGGTCTCCATCGCAACGGGCGATGAAGCGGGCGGCACGATCATCGTCGCGATCCTGGTGTTCTCGATCGGCCTCGACACCTTTCAGGAAGGCCGCGCCGCGAAGGCAGCAGAGTTGCTGCGCCAGTCGGTGGCGTTGAAGGCGGAGGTAAAGCGCGACGGTATTTTCAGGACCGTTCCGGTCGAGTCGGTGGTGCCGGGCGACATCGTGCGGGTGCGCGCCGGCGATATCGTTCCGGCGGACGGACGGATACTGCAAGCCATCGGCTTCACCGCCAACGAGGCCGCCTTGACGGGCGAGCCTTATCCCGTGGAGAAGCGGCCTGGCGCCGTGGATTCACACAATGCAGCGGATGCATCCAACGCCCTGTTCCGCGGCGCCGTCGCCCAGACCGGAGAAGCGACCGCGTTGGTCGTTGCCACCGGAAGATCGACCTTGTTCGGCACAGCAGCCTTTGCACTCGCCGAGGCCGAGCAGGCATCGTCTTTCCAGCGCGACCTCCATGCGTTCGGGCTCATGGTGGCGCGCCTCATCATTGCTCTGATCGTGCTGATTCTCGCAGCGCATGTCCTGTTCGGCCGGCCGGTTCTTCAGTCGCTGATGTTCGCGGTCGCCTTGGCGGTTGGCCTGACGCCCGAGCTGCTACCGATGATCACCACAGTCACCCTGTCGCGAGGCGCCTTGCGCATGGCTCAACGCAAGGTGATCGTGAAGCGTCTGACATCGATTCACGATCTCGGGGCGATGACGGTGCTGTGCACCGACAAGACGGGAACGCTGACATCGGCCAGGATCACGCTGGCGCAAAGCCTCGACGGGGCCGGCAACCCGGATACCCGTCCAGTCCGCCTGGGCGGTATCTCGGCGGTGCTGGCCGGCGATCGCGGTGCGCTCGACGCGGCCCTGATCGCAGCCTGCGGCGATGTGGCAGGCTGGACCCTGATCGGCCGCCAGCCATTCGACTTCAACCGGCGCGTCGGCGCGGTGGTGGCCGACGGACCCGAGGGCAGGGTCCTGATCTGCAAGGGCGCCCCCGAGTCGGTATTGGCACTCTGCAACAGCACTCGTGCGTCGGGGCGTGTATCGACCCTGGGCGCCACCGAACGGGCGGCAGCATTGGCCCGCGTGCAGATGTTGGCGGATCAGGGGTTGCGCGCTGTCGCGGTGGCGACGCGGCCGTGGAACGGCCAGCCGCATGATCCACAGCCGGCCGACGAAGCCGAGCTGGTCTACCAGGGGCTTTGTGTGTTCTCCGATCCGCCGAAGGCGACGTCGGCTGCAGCGATCGCCCGCCTCGCGGCCTGCGGGGTGCAGGTGAAGATCTTGTCCGGCGACGATCCGGTCGTGGTCAAACGGTTGGCGGGCCAGGTGGGATTGAATGTGCCGACCGTGTTGATGGGCGCCGAGGTTGGCCGGTTGGACGACCAGGCCCTCGCCTTGCGGGCGCGGACGGTACACGCCTTCGGCCGGCTTACGCCCGATCAGAAGGCGCGCTTGGTGAGAGCGCTTCGGACATCGGGCGACATCGTGGGCTATCTGGGCGACGGCATAAACGACGCGCCTGCCTTGAAGGCCGCGGATGTCGGCCTTTCGGTCGAAGGCGCCACCGGCGTCGCCCAGGCGGCGGCCGACATGATTCTGCTGGCGCCCGATCTCGAAGTCGTCGCAGACGGGGTCGAGGAGGGCCGACGGACCTTCGTCAACATTCTGAAGTATGTGCGCATGGGGGCGAGCTCGAACTTCGGCAATATGCTGTCGATGGCAGCGGCCTCGCTGTTCCTGCCATTCCTGCCGATGTTGCCGATCCAGATCCTGCTCAACAACCTGATCTACGATGTTTCCGAGATCGGCATTCCCTTCGACACGGTGCGGCGAGAAGCGATCGCGGAGCCCCAGATCTGGGACGGTGCCGCCTTGTTGCGCTTCACCCTTGTCATGGGGCCCCTGTCGTCGGCATTCGATCTTTTGACCTTCGCCGCCCTGCGGCTGATATTTGATGCCGACCCCGATACCTTTCGCACGGCATGGTTCGTGGAATCGATGGCGACCCAGATTCTGGTGATCTTTCTCATCCGGACCAATGGATGGCCGTGGAACAATCGTCCTCATCCCTTGCTGACCGTCTCGTCGCTCGGCGCATTGACGGTCGCGATGATCCTGCCGTTCTCGACCCCGGGGGCCTGGTTCGGCTTTGCTCCGCTGTCGCTGCCGCTCGCCGCCTGCATCGGACTGCTGGTGGCGATATACCTCGCCGCGGCGGAAGTCCTGAAGCGTCTGGCCGTTCGTCCTCGCCCGCCCGGGCGCTTCGGCGCCTGA